In the genome of Staphylococcus durrellii, one region contains:
- a CDS encoding YkyA family protein, giving the protein MKLKQGLGVALASTILLAGCTTDKGEMKSYNKQIQKAFDDEKSINTSSKKLNELEQKKNKLVQSLKGKDQDKEQKVAKKVIDNTKERQQTFKEEENAMDKSHQDYKKATKHIKNIENSKKQREVKQLDSALKDKYKAHDKYAEAYKNVMSKEKDMFEYASKGQPSQGELDKKSHSISDAYKNMNKQFKNYSNAMKKVKDEKQDVDNLM; this is encoded by the coding sequence ATGAAACTAAAACAAGGATTAGGTGTCGCTTTAGCTTCAACCATCTTATTAGCAGGTTGTACTACCGATAAAGGCGAAATGAAATCATACAATAAACAAATTCAAAAAGCTTTTGATGACGAAAAGTCAATCAACACGTCCAGTAAAAAATTAAATGAACTCGAACAAAAGAAAAACAAACTAGTACAAAGTTTAAAAGGTAAAGACCAAGATAAAGAACAAAAAGTAGCTAAAAAAGTTATAGACAATACTAAAGAAAGACAGCAAACTTTTAAAGAAGAAGAAAATGCAATGGACAAATCACATCAAGATTATAAAAAAGCAACCAAACATATTAAAAATATTGAAAATAGTAAGAAACAACGTGAGGTTAAACAATTAGATAGTGCGTTAAAAGATAAATATAAAGCACATGATAAATATGCTGAAGCATATAAAAACGTAATGAGTAAAGAAAAAGATATGTTTGAGTATGCTTCAAAAGGACAACCTTCTCAAGGCGAATTAGATAAAAAGTCGCATTCAATTTCAGATGCTTATAAAAATATGAATAAACAATTCAAAAATTATTCTAATGCTATGA